The genomic region GCCGTGACCCTCCAGCATCATACCATCGGCGATTACAACGCGACCACCTCACCGGGCGTGAACCTGTCGCTCAGCCGTCGCGTCCCAATCCGTATCCCCGGTGTGAGCGCCGTGACGATCACGTCGTCGGGGACGAATCTGATTCAACCCCGATCGGGCCTGACGTCCGGCCCGCTCCAGTTCCCGCGCCAATTCGACGGCGGGATGACCATTGGGTTGGGCCAAGGGCACCGGGGCACGGACGTAGCCACCGTTTCCGCGGCGTTGAGAAAGAGCGACCGTCGTGACTGGTCGGTGGCGGCCGGATCGGAGCTCAGATGGCGTGAATCGGTGGCGGCCAGGGCCGGTTACCGCGATGGACACTTCTCCTTGGGCGCGGGGTTCGCATACAAGAGCGCCTGGCTGGACTATGCGCTCGTGGATCGGGACATGGGTTTGGTCCACATGTTCACGCTGTCCGTCTCCCTCGGATCATCGACCAGCGACAAGCGGGCACGGCGGGCCGAGCGGCGCGAAGCGGAGTTCTCCTCTCTCTTTCAACAGAGACTACAGTCCAAGAATGGTCTGACCGTGGACCGCCTGCTGGCACAGGCCGACTCCTTGCGCGGTGACGGAGAGCTGGCGGACGCGATCTATCACTATGAACGCGCGCTATTCATTACGAAGAGCAGCGGACTTGACACCACCAGGGCTGTCGGCCTGCTGGCGGACGCGCGAGCGCAGTATGAGGCAGCGGTCAGGGCCGAGACGTTCTCCCGCTATCGCGACTCGGCGCAGGCCAAGTCTCAGGCAGGCGATTGGCTGGCCGCGAAGTACTTCGCGAGTCTGGCGGTGCAGGAATACCCAACGTCACCGGAGGCACAGCAACTCCTGGAGCAGACGACGGCCGCCATCGCCGATCTGGCCTCGCGGGAGGAATTGCTGAACCGACAGCTCAGAGTCGTGGACTCGCTGTTGAGCTACGGTCGACTCAATGAGGCCAATGTGGCCGCCAGCTCCTTGAAGGAGTACGCGCCCAATGACGATCATGTACTCCTCGCCTGGAAGAGGGTCCGTTTCGAGACCTGGCGGCAGAAGGCCACGACGGCGTTCACGGACGGGGACATCGCATCCACCCGCCGGGCGCTGGACTCGGCCGTCGCGTTATTTCCTCAGCATCAGTGGTGCCAGGAATTGCGAAGTCGGCTGGATGCGGAGCGGCGCCTGGCCACCTCCCCACTACCCAAGGCCGAGGTCGCACCGTCTCGAGACGCATCCCGGGAAGAGCAGAAGAAGGCGGATGATCTCTGCGAGACGGCGCAGGAGGCGTTCCGCGAGGGACGGCTGCGCGACGCCGTGACGAACTGGGAAGAGGTTGAGCGGATTGTCCCCGACTACAAGTCGGTACGCGCCTACCTGGTGCAGGCGTACCGGCTCGTCGGCATCGAGCTCTACGGTCAGAACCAACTCAATCAAGCCATCGCCGTCTGGCGGAAGGCGGAAGCCCTGAATCCGGACGATCGCGAGATCAAGGCCTACATCGAACGTACAGAATCAGAGATCCTTCGTGTGAAAGAGCTGTCCTATGACCAGCATTGACACGCGCTCCCTACCCGCGGACTGGCCCGATGCCTCTCGCTACCGGCGGAGCATCCGTTGGGAGTTCTCTCTCTACGTATCCGCCGTCATCGTCATTCTGATGCTGGTCACAGGGTATGTCGTAACGCGCAAGTACGTGACGACGGTGACCCGCGGGGTGACAGAGAAATTGCTCGTGCAGGCGCGCTCCTATTCCACCACCGCCGGCAAGCTGATTCTCTCCGCCAACGGTCCCGACTTGTTGATGCTCAGTAACGTCTGCAAGAAGCTCGCCGCGGACAACAAGGATGTGTATTGGGTCGGAATCGCCGGCGCGGACGATCACTTCCTGGCCCACACCGACATCAAACAGTTGACCCAGAACGCCTCGCTGCGGGCCGGGCATGACCGCGCTTTCGCGGAGGTGCTGCGCGACAACGAAACACTCGAGCGCGCCGCCGACACGCTGAGCGTCACCATCCCGATCGTCGAGCAGGGAATCCGCATCGGCCGCCTGGCCTTGGCGGCGTCATCGCGCCAAATCCAGGCGGCCCGGCGTGCCTCCATCGTCACGGTCGCCTCGATCACGCTGGCGATGCTCATGCTCGGCATCCCGGTGACGCTGCTGGTCGTGCATCGCAAGCTGCGGGCGGTCGGGCTGATCACAGACGCGCTACGGCGTGTGGATTTGAACAACATCCGCTTTGACGTCATGATTCCGACACGCAACGAATTCGGCTACTTGGCTGAGACTGTGCGTGTCATGGGTGGGAAGTTGAACCGGGCGCAACAGGACCTGAAGGAGAAGGAGAGACTCGATCGGGAGCTGGAGATTGCCCATGAAATCCAGGAGAGCATCCTGCCGCACTGCGTGCCCGAATCGGATCGCTTCCAGATGGCCGTGAGCTACCGGAGCGCGAAAGTCGTCGGTGGTGACTACTACGACTTCCTGGAATTGGATGACACCCACCTCGGCTTGGTCGTTGCCGACGTGTCAGGCAAGTCGCTTCCCGGCATGCTGGTCATGCTGATGACGCGCGACATCATCCGGAGTCTCGCCCGTCCGGGAATGCCACCCGCCGCTCTTCTGTCTGCCGTGAATCGCAAGCTGCACCCTGATCTCAAGAAGGGGATGTTTGTGACGATGTTCTTAGGGGTGCTCGACACCGAATCCGGGGATTTCGAATTCGCCTCGGCGGGCCACAATCCTCTGATTGTGCTCCCCGTGGACGGCGACACAGTCGAGCTCGTCAAGACCAGGGGCTTTCCGTTGGGCATGCTGCCTCCGGATCAGTTCGATGCCCGGATCGAGAGTCGGCGCATCGCACTGTCCCAGGACATGTGGCTGGTCCAATACACGGATGGCCTGAATGAAGGGCAGGACGGGGACAAGAACGAGTTTGGCATCGACCGACTCCTGGAGACCATCGGTTCCTGCCGGGGCCTGACCGCCGACGGCCTGGTCGACCACACGCTGAAGATCCACGGAGATTTCGTGAAGTCGGCGCCGCAGTACGATGACATCACGCTCGTGGCTGTGAAGTGGATTGGCGGTCGCCCATCGACCCCGCCGGCCGATCCAGAACGGGAGTTGGCATGCCAGTCAGTTCCGAAGTGAGCGAGAGACTCGTCGCACCGGCCGACCTGACCGCTGACGCGATGGCGGCCTTTGATCACCGGCTGTTCAAGGTGCTGGCGGAGCATCCTGACGTCGTGATCCTGGAATGCGCGGGGCTTGACCGCGTGACATCCGACCACATCAGTTTGCTGTGGCGGGCACGTCGAAGCTGTGAGCTGGCGGGGATTCCCATGCGACTGGAATCACCCCGCCCGGGGCTCGTCCGCGTGCTGCAGGTCCTTGATCTCGGCGACTTCTTCGACAGCGATACCGGCGAGCAAACGGCACTGGCGTCCACAGGACCGGCCGCAGCGCCATGCGATCACTCCTTCAGCCACGTGTTCACGGCGAGCATTCTCGGTTTCAACAGTGCCGTGGCGCATTTCAACGTCTTCCTGCAGCAGTTGTCTGTTCCCGAAACACTGATGTCTGAGCTCCAGACTCTGTTCTATGAGGCGGGGTTCAACATCGTCAGACACGCCGGCCTGGATCGCGGCAGCCGCATCACCGTCTCGTGCGAGGCCACCTACGATCGCCTGCGGCTGCGCTTTGTCGACTTTGGGCGTCCATTCAACCCGACCGAATACCCGACGGTCCCCGACGTTGTGTCGGCCGCCAGTCAGCGGCGGACCGGAGGGCTGGGTATTCTCATGCTGCGCCGTCTATCCGACCATCTCTCGTACACCCGAACGGGTGATGGCCGCAACGTGCTCGAAATTGAGAAGAGGATCAGCCGATGAGCGAATCACCATTGAACCAACGCGTCCTGCGTGACGACACCCTCTTGGTATCCGTGGGGAACGCATTGGACAACACGAACGCGCCGGAGCTGCTTTCGGTCATCACGGAAGCACAGACGAAGGGCTTTCGGTTCGTCATCCTGAATCTGGACGGCCTGCAATTCTTGTCGTCGGCCGGCGTTGGTGCCATCATCGGCACGGTGGAGGTGGCACGGGAAATGCAGGGAGACATCATCCTCTGCCATCTGTCACCCGGAATACGGCATGTGTTGGACGTGCTTGATCTGTCGGACTACCTGACGATCGCCGCCGATCTCCAGGCGGCGGAGATCCTGCGGGACAGTTGAGCCAGGGGCACGAGGTGCGGACCGTATCGTCGTCATCCACTGCCGTCTATCCCGAGTGGCGGGAGATCGAGAAGCGCCTCTTCGCGCTGGAATCGCTGTCGCGGCTGACGGAGGAATTCGCTTCCCGACCGGACTTCGAACGGTTGACGCAGTTCCTGCTTCTGACCATCGCCGGGCAGTTCTCGATCGGCAGCGCCTGCCTCGTCTTGCGGGAGACGTCCGACGCCGGAACAGAGCATCTGTACTACGGTACCGGGCGATTGCGAGAGTGCAGGGCCTTGGCCGAGGCCGGCCGGACAGCCATGTGCGAGGGGTGGCTGGACGGGATTCCGTACGTCGTGTCGGTCGACGATTCGCCATGCCAAGACGGATTCGAGGCGCTCACGGAGGTGCTGCGAGACCATGGCGTCCGTTTGATCGCTCCGCTTCATTGTAACGGCAGGCTATTGGGCTTCATCGGACTGGCCGGGAAGGTGAATGGAACTGCGCTCAGTGAGCCGGAACAGTCCCTTTTGGGCGTGCTCATCACGACAACGGCGCCGTTGATCGCCAACTCACTTCTGTTCCTCGAGGTGACGCACCTGAGTGCCTCCCATCTGGCGATATTGAATACCGTTCCCCAGGGGGTGTTCGTCTTCGAGCAGGGCGAGCGGTTGTCGAGGATCAACGCCGCGGGTGTGGAGATCCTCAACGAGTTGACTGCCGAGTCTCGACGTCACGACGAACTGCTGGGATTGTCCATCGACGAAGTCTTTTCGGAATCGACTTTTCCTGCCTGGGGTCCAGCGCTAAAGAGCCCGCTCGCCCACGAGGAGGGATCTCCGATCCAGCGGTTGGTGGCGGGCAACGGCCCCGTTGAGCGAACGTTCAACTTGCGACGCAGCGCCATATCGCACGGCTTGGCCATGAAGCCGGAACTGGTCGTTACGTTGGAGGATGTGACAACGGCCCGGGACCAGGAGAATCGCCTCTTTGAACTGGAAAAGCACGCCGAGAAGGGCGTGATGATCTCCACGATCGCCCATGAGCTGAACAACTATCTTGGCCTGATCACCGGAGGACTGGAGCTCGCGCAGCTATCCCTCCGGGAATCCGATCCGGTCCGGACCACCCGGTTCGTGGAGCAACTCGTCGGCAATGTCGCGAACATGCAGCGGTTCGCTGCCGGGCTGATGGATTCTGTCACGCTGGCCCCCCAGAAACGCAAAGTCAGTCTGAATACGATCATCGCCGATCTCGTGGCCTTCACGGCGATCCAGAGTCGTTTTCGCGGCCTGCGGATCGACACATCCCTCGGTCAGAATCTGCCCGCAGTTGATCTCGATCCCGACCTCATCACGCAAGTTCTGATGAACCTTCTGAATAACGCCGCGGATGCGATCGCGGAAACGCGGAGGGGCTCCGGGACAATCCGAGTCACCACGATGCGTGCTGATGACGGCATTGAGCTGCGCGTGGCGGATGATGGCGCAGGCATGACACCGGAAGTGGCACAGAATCTGTTCCGGTCCCGCCTGACCACGAAGGCCAAAGGCCACGGTCATGGACTGATGACCTGTGCGAATATCATCCAGAGTCATGGCGGGACCGTGACCGTCGAAAGCCAGCCCGAAGTCGGCTCCACGTTCATCATTCGATTGACCTGTTGACGCACCGCTCTTCTGCCCCCTTGGTTGGCAGGGCGTCGCCCCCACTGACCAGTCCCGGCTCGACCGTCCACGAACTTGGTGCGATGGGGCATTTCCATTCCCAGGGGCTCTCACGATATGCGCGGGCGGACGAGCTCCCCGCCGGGCTGTAGTCTTTGCACCTCAGGATGTTCTCCGGGACTTTCCGAATCCGCCCGCGACGGGAATCAGGCCCGTCAACTCGACGATTGTCATCCAGAAGCGGGACATGACGGCCACTGCCACCGACAACCCCGGGGGGAGGTATGGTGCCAGAACAACAGCCAGGATGCCCTCGCGCACGCCGAGGCCTCCGGGAGCAAAGAGAGCCAAAAACCCGATCAAGTATGCGGCCCCATAGGCGGCGACCACCGGCCAGAAGGGTCCGGGAGGAAGTCCCAGCCCCAGCGTCATGCACCAGAACGAGGTTCCATAGAGAACCCACGCCAGGATATATGCCCAGAAGAGGACGAACGCGGCGGCGAAGGAGAGCTGGAATGTGATCGGCGGGCGACGGAAGAGCCGCAGCCCAAAGTTGAGGAGCTTCGAGAAGAACGGTGGGTAGAGGATGACGACACTCACGGCCAGTCCAATGACGACTGCTGCCACAGGGAGATGACCCCAAACGCCGGCGCCGAGGACCACACTCACGAATACCGCCCCGGGGACGATCGTGAACGCCTGGTGCAGCGCTGTGGCGGCCAATGCCCCGGGCGTCGGCACGCCTTCGTGCTTCAGCAAATACACCATCCCCATGACGGACCAGAGTTTCCCGGGGATGTACTTGCCCAGGTTGGCCAATACGGAGATTCGATACGCGGACCCGAGACGGATGGCACGACCGGATACTCTGCCAATCATGTAACGCCAGAGGGCAACGAGCAAGACGATGTCGAGCCAGGCCAACACCGCCGACAGCAGCAGCCATCCCACTCCGAGACGCCATTGGTAGGACCGCACGACGTCCCACTGCGTGTACAACGCGCGGGCGACGAAGAAGCAGACGGTCAGCGTGAGCAGGGCGCCGACAAGCAACCTGACCGGGCCGGCCCTTCTGACGGGGCTCGCATTCGGAGCCTCGCTGTCGAAGGGGGATGTCGAGGAGACCATTGGTCGCGGGCTCTGCGTCAACGTCAACCACCGGGAT from Candidatus Zixiibacteriota bacterium harbors:
- a CDS encoding ATP-binding protein, giving the protein MPVSSEVSERLVAPADLTADAMAAFDHRLFKVLAEHPDVVILECAGLDRVTSDHISLLWRARRSCELAGIPMRLESPRPGLVRVLQVLDLGDFFDSDTGEQTALASTGPAAAPCDHSFSHVFTASILGFNSAVAHFNVFLQQLSVPETLMSELQTLFYEAGFNIVRHAGLDRGSRITVSCEATYDRLRLRFVDFGRPFNPTEYPTVPDVVSAASQRRTGGLGILMLRRLSDHLSYTRTGDGRNVLEIEKRISR
- a CDS encoding STAS domain-containing protein produces the protein MSESPLNQRVLRDDTLLVSVGNALDNTNAPELLSVITEAQTKGFRFVILNLDGLQFLSSAGVGAIIGTVEVAREMQGDIILCHLSPGIRHVLDVLDLSDYLTIAADLQAAEILRDS
- a CDS encoding SpoIIE family protein phosphatase, yielding MTSIDTRSLPADWPDASRYRRSIRWEFSLYVSAVIVILMLVTGYVVTRKYVTTVTRGVTEKLLVQARSYSTTAGKLILSANGPDLLMLSNVCKKLAADNKDVYWVGIAGADDHFLAHTDIKQLTQNASLRAGHDRAFAEVLRDNETLERAADTLSVTIPIVEQGIRIGRLALAASSRQIQAARRASIVTVASITLAMLMLGIPVTLLVVHRKLRAVGLITDALRRVDLNNIRFDVMIPTRNEFGYLAETVRVMGGKLNRAQQDLKEKERLDRELEIAHEIQESILPHCVPESDRFQMAVSYRSAKVVGGDYYDFLELDDTHLGLVVADVSGKSLPGMLVMLMTRDIIRSLARPGMPPAALLSAVNRKLHPDLKKGMFVTMFLGVLDTESGDFEFASAGHNPLIVLPVDGDTVELVKTRGFPLGMLPPDQFDARIESRRIALSQDMWLVQYTDGLNEGQDGDKNEFGIDRLLETIGSCRGLTADGLVDHTLKIHGDFVKSAPQYDDITLVAVKWIGGRPSTPPADPERELACQSVPK
- a CDS encoding lysylphosphatidylglycerol synthase domain-containing protein; this encodes MLVGALLTLTVCFFVARALYTQWDVVRSYQWRLGVGWLLLSAVLAWLDIVLLVALWRYMIGRVSGRAIRLGSAYRISVLANLGKYIPGKLWSVMGMVYLLKHEGVPTPGALAATALHQAFTIVPGAVFVSVVLGAGVWGHLPVAAVVIGLAVSVVILYPPFFSKLLNFGLRLFRRPPITFQLSFAAAFVLFWAYILAWVLYGTSFWCMTLGLGLPPGPFWPVVAAYGAAYLIGFLALFAPGGLGVREGILAVVLAPYLPPGLSVAVAVMSRFWMTIVELTGLIPVAGGFGKSRRTS
- a CDS encoding ATP-binding protein; translated protein: MSQGHEVRTVSSSSTAVYPEWREIEKRLFALESLSRLTEEFASRPDFERLTQFLLLTIAGQFSIGSACLVLRETSDAGTEHLYYGTGRLRECRALAEAGRTAMCEGWLDGIPYVVSVDDSPCQDGFEALTEVLRDHGVRLIAPLHCNGRLLGFIGLAGKVNGTALSEPEQSLLGVLITTTAPLIANSLLFLEVTHLSASHLAILNTVPQGVFVFEQGERLSRINAAGVEILNELTAESRRHDELLGLSIDEVFSESTFPAWGPALKSPLAHEEGSPIQRLVAGNGPVERTFNLRRSAISHGLAMKPELVVTLEDVTTARDQENRLFELEKHAEKGVMISTIAHELNNYLGLITGGLELAQLSLRESDPVRTTRFVEQLVGNVANMQRFAAGLMDSVTLAPQKRKVSLNTIIADLVAFTAIQSRFRGLRIDTSLGQNLPAVDLDPDLITQVLMNLLNNAADAIAETRRGSGTIRVTTMRADDGIELRVADDGAGMTPEVAQNLFRSRLTTKAKGHGHGLMTCANIIQSHGGTVTVESQPEVGSTFIIRLTC